TcaggagggtctggggggggggacacacacaggtGGGAACCCCCCAGGAGCACGGCCAGGCTGCAttggatgggggagagaaatcCAGGGAGACACACATGGGGCCACTGGAGCAGGATCCGGCTGCactgggaggggtgggagaCCCCCCCGAAGACCCCTggagcagggccaggctgcACTGGAGTGGGGAGAGACCCTCAGGAAACCCCCCAGGACCCCTGGACTGGGGCCATGCTGCActggggggggacccccagAGAGGGGTCAGGCTGCACTGGGGGGTGGGAGACCCCCAGGAGACCTCCCACAACCCCCAGGTCCCCCCCAGTGGGGCTGGGCTGCACTGCGGGGTGCAGGGggccccccccatcaccccccacAATGGGGGGATGCCCAGCCTCCTGCGTCCCGTCATCCTCCCGGTGATGCCCCATGGTGGGTCAagcccaccccactccccccctcaccccatCCCCCAGGACCCTCCTCGCCACCCCAtcgatactttttttttaaattttttttttcccagaaatccCATTTTTAGGAGAAATCctaaaaccccccaaaaagtgGGGTGATGGCTTTTGGGGTTGTCCCCTTTAGGGTTGTCCCCATGGAGGTGATGACCATGGAGGAAGATGCTGCAGCTCTCATCCCGGTCCCAACAGCCTGCTCTGGGAACACCGTGAAGAGGAACGAGGACACTGTGGTCCCGCTGGGAAAGAGTCCCCAGGTTTGGGGACAAGGTGGGGGATTGGATGGGTGGCTGAGAAGTGGCTTTGGTGGGGACGAGCGTCTGGGGAggtgtggtggtggtgcttTGGCCCTAAGTAGAGCTCTTGTGCTGTGTTGTGTCCCCAAACCTTCTGCCATCATGTCCCCAACCCTTCTCCCACCATGTGCCCAACTTCTCCCACCGCGACTCCATCCCTTCTGCCATGGTGACATCATCCCTTCTCCCACCACGTCCCTAGACCTTCTCGAGGTGGCTTCTACCTTGGGAGCCTTGATCCTCTCCTGGGGCCACCCGGCTCTTGGCTGACCATTGTTTCTCATAACTCATGTGGTTCCCCGTCTCCGCTCCACATTAACCCCCTCCCAGCTGGAGAGGGCTGTTGGGGATGGTCTCTCTCCCCAACAGATCTGGGGTCAAtcaaggaggaggaaaaatggcAGCAGGACGCTCCTGAGCAAGCGGACGTGCCAGTGGAACCCCCAACCTCCAGCCAGCAGTGGTCCCCAAGGACCCATCCTGGGGGATCCCCACTCCCAGGGGACAACAGGAGCGATGAGGCACCCAACACCTGCCAGGAATGCGGGAAGAGCTTCCGTTGCCGCTCGGCGTTGGTGAGCCATCATCGGAGACACGTGGGCGAATGACCCTTCAGCTGCCAGGATTGCGGACGCCACTTCAACCCGACGGCCCACCGACGCCTGCACACCGGCGAATGTCCCTACGCTTGTCCCGATTGCGGGAAGAGTTACCGCATCAGCTCCTCCCTCCACCAACATCAGAAGACGCACACGGGCGAACGACCTTACTGGTGCGAGGAATGCGGGACAAGCTTCAGGCACAGATCAACGTTGACCGTCCATCACCGCGTGCATTCGGGGAGAGGCCCTACAAGCGCCCCGAGCGCCACAAGAGCTTCAAGAACAGCTCGGAGCTGGTGCGGCATTGGCGGACCCACACCAGAGAGCGACCCTACGATTGCTCTCGATGCGGGCGGCATTTCGGCAACAGCTCCCAACTGGCACGGCATCAGCGGACGCGCACCAAGCACAGGCACCCCAACCCAACCTGTAGGAAGAGCTTTTCCGACTGTCCCAGGCTCACCAAGCACTGACGGGTGCAGACCGGTGAGAAAGATTACTGCTGCCCCAACTGCGGCAGTGGCTTCAACCATCGCTCCAACCTCCTGGTTCACCAGCGGTCCCACCTGGAGCAGAAACCCTACATTTGCCTGGATTGCCCCAAAAGCTTCACCTGCAGCTCCCAACTCATCCAGCATCGGCAGATCCACAGCGAGAAGCCTCAGGGTTGCGCCGAGTGTGGCAAGAGCTTTCGGCACAGCTCCGGTCTCATCTTGCATCGCAAGAGGCACCAACCAAAGATGGGGACGACCCCACCGGGGACCATCCCCACCCTGGTGGCATCTCAGACCTACCTACACATCACCATGGTCCCTGGTGGTAGCACCAAGGGGTAACCAACCCATCCACCCACATCCCACcagctattatttttctttccctatatgtttttatatataaaggGTTTTTCGGGGGgagtggtttaaaaaaagacacccCGTCTTCTGGTTTTTTGCGTTAGATTATAGatgaggggaagggagggaggcgAGACCCATGAGCTTCAccctcagaaaaagaaatcatggtaaaactgggtttttttagatgtCTCTTcaaattctctattttttcaACCCTATTTAGGGTCTTTTTACAGGATGGATCAAAAGAAAATCACggccaaaataaaagcatttcagtgttGGCATTGTGTGAGTATCTCTGTGGTGGTGACAAAGCAGGGGGTGTGTGGGTGGAAGAGCcttttttggaggggaaaactttaaaaattccccaattttggggggctgggagcatCTTCTGCACCCAGAGGGTGtgaggacaccccccccccccccggaagCCCCTGCAGGtgtggtggggctggggtggagACCCTGGAGCTGGGATCGGGCTTTCCATCCCTCTCCATTTCCCTTGGACAAGGACAAAGGTTCAAACCAAATCATGGGTGAGGTTTATTTGGCGCCGATGGTCATAGGGGTGCAGCATCCTTCCAAAACATGGACACCACAAGCCCACGAGTCCTTCTCACCCTTCACCCATCCATGGAGTTGTCCCACCACTCCCATCCTTTCAGCACCATTAGGAAAATTCAACCCTAGAGATGGCCAAGCCCCAGCCTGGATGAAAACGAGGTGGTGTGGGTTCAACAAGGCCATACCAAGGCAGTGAGTGAAGGAAAAGTTTATTGCAGCTGagttcttgtttatttttggcAGCACAAAGGGAGTGAGAGTAGGACGTGGAGTTGGGCTGTGCCCATCTCCATCCCTAAGATGTTGCAGGAGCCTCTTCTGAAGCCCTTTGGACAATTCAAGAGTTTAGTCATCCAAAGATGAACCGTAGATGGGCAGGACAAAGGTTGCATGATGCTACCGAATAACatcatgtgaaaaaaaaccccaaacctgtaaATGAGGAAGAACTCAGCCTGGTGTGTCCCAACAGGGTTGTGGGACCGTTTTCACcccatttcttccttcccaaagAAGGTGAGTCCCAAGCAGTGTCTTCAAAATCTTGGTCTGTGCCCAAATCCATTCACCCTTTGCCTGTGGAAGAAGCCCGTGGTCCGTATGGTGTTGCTTGATGCCACCAGAAGAAATTATTGGGCCAAGCAGATGTGACTTTTTGGAGTCTAAAGCCAATGAGTCCACTCTTCCTAATGAATTTCTGCCTTTGGTCTGCGTCCCACAGCTAAGCCCATCCCAGCAAATGGATGTTCCTACCTACATTCATCCAGGTCCCTATGGGGAACCAGGAAGATGTGGGGACCACCAGCCAGGTCTCTACCCAACATGGGTCACCAGGTCTCTACCCAACGTGGGTCCTTCGATGGGTAATGAAGTTCGAACAGCGGATAAAGCTCTTCCCGCAGTCGGGGCACTCATAGGGCTTCCCTTCCCGGTGGGTCCTTTGGTGTTTAATCAAGGCAGAACTCACGGTGAAGCTCCTACCGCACTCAGGACACTCGTAGGGCTTCTCCCCGGTATGGATGCGTTGGTGGGTCATCAGGTTGGAGCTGCGGTTGAAGCTCTTCCCGCAGTCAGGGCAGCGGTAGGGTCTCTCACCCGTATGTGTCCGCTGATGCCTAATGAGGTCCGAGCTGTTCCTAAACCACTTCCCGCAGTCAACACATCTGTAGGGCTTCTCCCCGGTGTGGACACGCTGGTGGATGATGAGGCTGGAGCTCTGGCTGAACGTCTTCTCGCACTCCTCGCACTTATAAGGTCTCTCCCCGGTGTGGATCTTCTGGTGGCGGATCAGGTAGGAGCTGACGCTGAAGCTCTTCCCGCACTCGGGGCACTTGTAGGGTCTTTCCCCGGTGTGGGTGCGCTGGTGGGACGTGAGGTTGGAGCTCTGGTTGAAGCCCTTGCCGCAATCGGGGCATTTGTAGGGCTTCTCACCGGTGTGCAAGCGTTGGTGGGTGATGAGAGTGGAGCTGTCGCTGAAGCTTTTCCCGCAATCAGGACACTTGTAGGGCTTCTCCCCGGTGTGCAGACGTTGATGGGTGATGAGGTGGGAGCTACGGCTGAAGCTCTTCCCGCACTCCAAGCACTTGTAGGGCTTCTCGCCGGCGTGCAACCGCTGGTGGACCACCAGGTTCGAGCTACGGCTGAAGCTCCGGCCGCACTCCTCGCAGATGGTCGGTCTTTCCTCCTCTGAGCTTCGTGGGGTGGGTTTGCAACCTCTCCCCGAGGGGCATCTTCTTGGCTTTTCCTCCCCGTTGACCTCCTGCTCCATGGAGCCCTTCAAAACAACCTCTTCCGCAAGGTTCTGCTGGTGGGGTTTCTCCTCCGTGTTCTCCGTCCCCTTCTCATCGCCTGCCGGAGGAAGGAacaaggagaggaaggggaTTTGCATCCGTgccagagggaaggggaaggagatcCTCCCAGATCCATCTCCAGGAGGACGGCGTCAGCAGCGGGGCtgtcctgcagccagaagcGATGCTCGGCTGGAGGACGGAGGAGAGAGGATGAAAGGTCGAGCAAATTCCTCCTCACCTGCCTGGGTATCTCGTAgcatctcctcttcctcgtGGCCTCCTCCTCAACCTGGCCAAGGTTTGGGAATGGGAAATCCTGTTTGGGAAACAAGCTGTGAGCGCGTTCCctggtttgggttgggggtTGCTCCTGCCCAAGTCCATCCCTACTGGGAAGTCAACCACCAGGATCTTTTGTGCATAAAACCCTCAAGATACAGCCCATAAACCCCTCCAAAACACCAAGATACAGCCCGTAAACCcctccaaaaccccaaaacGCAGCCCGTAAACCcctccaaaaccccaaaacGCAGCCCATAAACCCCTCCAAAACACCAAGATACAGCCCGTAAACCcctccaaaaccccaaaacGCAGCCCATAAACCcctccaaaaccccaaaacGCAGCCCATAAACCCCTCCAAAACCCCAAGAAACAGCCAAGACGTGGGGCCAGCGTTATAAATACAAAGCTCCAACCTCAAAAGGGAGGTGGAGGAGAAATAAAGAGGTTGTCCTGCTCGGGAAATACGGTTATGGGAAGAGAAGGACCAGCGTCATGTCCCTACAAACCCTGTCCCACCGGAGCCGGAGAGGGGACAAGGCCAAGGGCAAGGTCAGCGATGTCCCCGGCTAAGGCTCAGCCCCCCAAAATCACTCCCTTTCAGCCCAAAAACCACCCGACGCGAGGGAGAAAGAACCGGGACTGCGACGGACCACCCGGTTCGACCTTGAAgggtggcggcggggggggtctGCaaccagccccccaccccccagcccgtTGCACCCCCTGTGTTGCacaaggggaaactgaggcagggaccaccaccacccccccccaaaaaaaaagggctccCATAgggttgggggaaaaaagagctcTGCGACCACCCCCTTCCCTGttacctggggggggggggcagagcagATCTTGGGCAGGGGGGTGatgctcctgcccccccccccccccccccccaccggctCCGCCGGTACCGGGCGATCGCGGCGGGGCTGCGGGTTGACAatggaggcggcggcggcgcctgACCCAGGAAGACCAACCCCTccgcgggggggggcacagcatccccccagccccgaggGCCGGGGCCCTCTGCCGGCGGcaggcaccggggggggggggtgggggtggtcgtgttcttccccccccccccaaaaaaactaAGACGTCCCGGCACGCCCCCCCCcaatatcccccccccccccccccgggataTTTGTGGCTCAGCTCTGGAGTGCTACAAGCTGCAaatgttcccccccccccaaaaaaaaaaaaaaacacctcccagggacacccccccacaaTATTCCCCCCATCCAAGAGATATTTGTGGCTCAGCTCTGGAGTCCTGCAGGCTCCaaacattccccccccccccccaaaaaaacccgcCCCCCCATGGGATATTTGCAGCTCAGCCCTGGAGTCCTGCAAGCTccaacccccttccccccccccaaaaaacccacctcccAGGGACTCCCCCCATGGGATATTTGTGGCTCAGCTCTGGAGTTCTACAAGCTGCAAAtgttccccccccaaaaaaaaaaaaacaacacctcCCAGGGACACCCCACACACAATATTCCCCCCATCCAAGAGATATTTGTGGCTCAGCTCTGGAGTGCTACAAGCTGCAaatgttcccccccccccccaaaaaaaaaacaacccacctcccagggacaccccccccccccaatattcTCCCCATCCAAGAGATATTTGTGGCTCAGCTCTGGAGTCCTGCAGGCTCCaaacattccccccccccccccaaaaaaaacacctcacagggacaacccccccccccccaatatccGCCCCCCCCTGGGATATTTGCAGCTCAGCCCTGGAGTCCTGCAAGCTccaacccccttcccccccaaaaaaaaaccatctcCCAGGGACTCCCCCCATGGGATATTTGTGGCTCAGCTCTGGAGTTCTACAAGCTGCAAAtgttcccccccaaaaaaaaaaaaaacaacacctcCCAGGGACACCCCACACACAATATTCCCCCCATCCAAGAGATATTTGTGGCTCAGCTCTGGAGTCCTGCAGGCTCCaaacattcccccccccccaaaaaaaaccacctcccagggacacacccccccccccccccaatatccGCCCCCCCCATGGGATATTTGCAGCTCAGCCCTGGAGTCCTGCAAGCTccaacccccttccccccaaaaaaacccccacctccCAGGGACTCCCCCCATGGGATATTTGTGGCTCAGCTCTGGAGTGCTACAAGCTGCAAatgttcccccccccaaaaaaaaaaaacaacacctcCCAGGGACACCCCACACACACAATATTCCCCCCATCCAAGAGATATTTGTGGCTCAGCTCTGGAGTCCTGCAGGCTCCaaacattcccccccccaaaaaaaacccacctcccagggacacacacacacacacccaatATCCGCCCCCCCCATGGGATATTTGCAGCTCAGCCCTGGAGTCCTGCAAGCTccaacccccttcccccccaaaaaaaaaaccatctccCAGGGACTCCCCCCATGGGATATTTGTGGCTCAGCTCTGGAGTTCTACAAGCTGCAaatgttcccccccccccaaaaaaaaaaaaccacctcccagggacaccccccacacacacaatATTCCCCCCATCCAAGAGATATTTGTGGCTCAGCTCTGGAGTCCTGCAAGCTgcaaacatccccccccccaaaaaaaaaaaaacaccccaccctcctgggaccccccaaCAGCCCCCCCATGGGATATATGTGGCTCAGCCCTGGAGTCCTGCAAGCTccaactccccccccaccccaaaaaaaaaaaacacctcccagggacccccaacacccccccctccatggGATATTTGTGGCTCAACTCTGGAATCCTGCAAGCTgcaaacatccccccccccccaaaaaaaacacctcccagggactccccccagccccgcaggcTGAGAACTGACCGCTCATCACAGCAATGAGCTCAATCACCCCCTGGGCTGGGGACAAAGCTCTACCTGGCCTTTGGGACCAACCCCccatccccaaatcccccccccccgccccatacCACATCCTCATCCCACTTCCCTATCCCTAAAATTACTCATTAATGACCCGCAGCAATTAAAAAGCTCTTTAGGAAGACGGCCAAACTTTAGGAATAAACCCTTTCATTCAGAATAATTGTGCAAAGAGTAGTACAATTTTCTGGATGGAAACAATAGTAAATCCAGTAATTCACTAATGCTGGGATAAATTTAATtctaattatatatatttttttatatatatacatataagaATAATTAAGGGGCTTGGAACATTTCAAATTTCCTGATCAGACCATCCTCTTTTTAGTGTTGAGCAGTGCAAGCCTCCTCTGGACTAATAACTGACCGTAACGGTCAGAGACCATCCTAAAACGGTCTATTTTGACTATTTTTTGAACATATTCTGGAATTTGTCTGATTTTTCTGGTATCAGGGTGGCAGTTATTCAAGTCGAAGGTGTATTAcgatttaaattatattaaggTTTATCGTGCTTACTGCTTTGCCTGTTTTGATCGCTGATTTGAGTGTTtatgctgcaaaaaaaatgtGCGATTATAGAGAAATTTGTACCGAGAAGAGCAGGGATGATGTGGTGGTAGAGGGTAGAGTTAGCTGATAGTACTTGATAAGCACTAATTTGGGGCGGTATAGTTAAAATTGCATCCAGATTGGTTAGTAAAGATACAAATAGGTAGATTAATATTTGTAGCGTGGCTATAAAAAGtcaatatatagaaaataacaCAACGATTATAAACATAAAGAGCTGGTCCCAGTGTAGAGGAGCATCATCTCGGTGGGTTCATGGCGGTGTGATGGGAAGCGACTCCCCCAAAGGAATTAAGACACCAGTTAGGGGTTCcgtcatggtttaagcccagccggtaaaTAAGGACCACACGGCCGCTCACTcacccagtaggatgggggagagaattggggaaaaaaccggtaaaactcgtgggttgagatacaaacagtttaatagaacagaaaaaaagaaactaataatgataacaacaacaataataaaatgacaatagtaataataaaaggactggaagatacaagtgatgcacaacgcaaCTGttcaccacctgccgaccaactcccagttagttcccgagcagcgatccgccccccccagccccactccccccggtttctatactgggcatgacatcacacggtatggaataccccgttggccagtttggctcagctgtcccatctgtgtcccctcccaactccttgtgtccctccagccttcttgctggctgggcaagagaagctgaaaaatccttgacctCGTATAAACACTATAGAGCAAGAACggaaaacatcagtgcgttatcaacattcttctcagactgaacccaaaccataacgctataccagctactagaaagaaaattaactctatcccagctgaaaccaggacaggttcGGAAGGAATTCCCTTCACCCACGGACCCCACTCCAGGCTCTGGGATGCCATCTTCGGCATCTCTTGATGACCGTCCTTTCATTCCTTGCCGGGGCTGTTGTCCACAAGATGGACCGCGGATCTGCCTTGGTGTAGACCCAAAGATGCGATGGGGTAGGTTTGTTCACAAGCAGCATCTCACACAGTCAAGCTACGTCCACATTTCCATCATAAGTAAAGTTTCCCAAGTGCCACCAGGCTTGTAGGTGACATTTGGTGGCATCATCCCAGGCAACTTCACGAATTTCAGCTTCGGGCGTCACCTTCTCTTGAGGTTTCAGCTTGAACCCACCGTTGGGTCTGAAGGCAACTCAAAGCCAAGGAACCTGCCCATGGGTTACCCCTAAGGCATTCAGTAATAATGTGGTCATCGTAAATTGGATGTTCTCATTAAGGGACAGTGTTTGGGTCAACCACAGTCCCATTCCCAACTTAAGTAACGATGATTGTAAGGGAATACAAAGATTTCACAGCAAGGCAGTCACTGCCTCTAGCTTACTGACCAGGACTTTGGCATCAATACCATCAAGCACTCCCATGCCAGTCCCCAAAAAGGAGGGGTCCCTGCATGGACGTAAGTTGAGCTGAGGTAGAACATCACTACGGAGCCAGGCTAGCCATCCCTCGTCAATGGTAAACGAGAAGGTGGATTCAGTCTGGATGTATTTGTTAATACTGCTCGCTCAACCCATTTTAAGGACCAGCCGGGATCCAAAAGTAGTTGCCGAGTATGATTTTTTCCGAATCACCTAGGGACCTACTTCAGTAAAAATGGGGGATGAAGTCAAGGGTGAGTTGAGAAGGATGGTGGGAGGGTTGGTTGTGATGAATTTGGGAGGAGTCGGACTTGAAGATGAGGGAAtgatattaaatttaaaagcaagagCCATCAGAGCCTTAGCCCAAAGGCACTCACTGTCAACAGGGTGAGAAGAATAAAGGTCATGCTATAAAAAGATTGACATAGGAACCCCGTGTCATCAGTAATTCACTAATACTGGGCTCAAACTTGTATCTGGGTGTGTAAAGACTTACACAACCATGGTTATCAGGCAGGACATGGGGCACATCTTTCGAAGAGTAACTTGGACCAGTTGATGGGCTCAGGGTATCTCAAATTCTTTTATTGTTGAGCTGTGGAAGCACCATCTGGACTCATTAATTCATCATCACATCCCACCTCTGCTCCCGCTCTGTGCCGGgtctttcctttctgcacaTGGGGCTCGGACACATCACGCAAAGCGACTCCAGCCCTGGTCCTCCTGTGAATCTCCTGGTGCCTCGTACAGTGGGAGGCTTGGCGGAAGCTTTTGTTGCAGATGGGGCAGGTGTAGGGTTTTTCTCCCGTGTGGATTCGTTGGTGGGTGACGAGGAGAAAATTAGAGTGGAAATTTTTCCCGCAGTCGGAGCAtctgtaaggtctcccctcggTGTGGAACCGCTGATGCTTCAGGAGAGCTGCAATGGCACCGAAACATTCCTCACAACTGGGACACTTATAGGGTTTCTCCTCAGTGTGGCTCCTCTGGTGTCTCCGAAGGGTTGAGCCATCGTTGTAGCACTTCTCACAGTTGGGACACTTGAAGGGTCTCTCCCCCGTATGGATTCGTTGGTGTTTCAGTAGGGTTGCGCTGTGGCTGAAGGTCTTCTCACACTTGGAGCATCTATAGGGTCGCTCTCCGACGTGGGTAGCCCGGTGAAGGACCAGAGCTGACTTGGCATAGAAGCTCTTACTACAGTAAGGGCATTTATAAAGTCCCTCCCCAGCGTGGGCTCCCTGAGATGCcctcttcttcttttccatgtGGATCTTCTTGTGTTTGATGAGTCCAGAGCTGTCTGTGTAGCTTTGCCCGCAATCCATACATTTGTACGGTCTCTCCCCGGTGTGGCTTCGCTGGTGTCTCGTGAGGTGGGAGCTCAACCGAAAGCTTTTATCGCAGTTGAGACAGTTGTAGGGTTTCTCCCCGGTGTGGATTCTCCGATGGGCGAGGAGGTCTGAACTCATGATGAAGCCCTTCCCGCATTCAGGGCACTTGTAGGGTTTCTCCCCGGTGTGGACCCGCTGGTGAACGATAAGGGTCGATCTCCGGTTGAAGACCTTCCTGCATACCGAGCACTTGAACGGCTTCTCTCCCGTATGGATCCGCTGATGAATGGCCAGGTACCGTCTCAAGCTGAAGTTCTTCCCGCATGCAAGACACCGAAAAGGGTTGTCCACGCTATGGGTGGCTTCGTGGGCCTGTAAATACGCACTCAACCGAAAGGTCTTTCCGCAAACGAGGCAGACATAGTGTTTTTCCCTGGTGTGGATCTTCCGATGGGTGCTGAGGGTGGAGGTGAGACGGAAACGCTTCCCACAGTCCGAGCACTTATAGGGTTTCTCACCCGTATGGATCCGTTGATGCTTGTTGAGAGCTGACCCAACTCGGAAACCCTTCCCGCACTCGTGGCAGGTGAAGGGCTTTTCGCCGGTGTGGATGCGCTGGTGGGGGATGAGGAAGGACCTCCGAGTGAAGAGCTTCCCACAGTCAGGACAGCTATAGGGGGCCTCGTAGGTGGCCCCACTCTTGCTGCAGCTATAGGGTTTCTTCGTTGCACGGCTCCCACGGCGAGCTTGCAGCCGTCCACCCTTCCGCGGTGATGGGCGTCCATGGGCAGCCTTACTTGGTTCTTCAGGGGCTTGTTGTGGTTGACTCTCACAGTCGTGCTGCACCGTTGGGTTTAGCTCTTGGGGGATGTCCACCACAAATGGGTCGCAAAACAGCTCAGATCCTTCTGGTTCCTCCAGACTCTTTTCCTTCCCGTCCGCCATCCCGTCAGCTGTAGGAAAAAAGATCCCAAGCCCTGGTGAGGGAAATGCCTTTGCCAAAGTTTCCGTGAAAGTTTAAAGCTCCGATGCCCACATCTAGCCTGCTCAACAGCTCCAGCGGTACCacgggggggtggtggtgaccCCAAGCTACAACCCCACACCGATGCAGCTCACAGGGCGTGAGGACACAGGAAAAAACCATGGGAAAGAGATCTATTGAGGGTTACCAGACAGAGAAGGTCCATGTGGACCTCTCGACCGAGGAGGATGATCGtgtccttctcctcccctgctgcccaCCTGCCCAAGGGGCTTCTCCTCCGTGTCACCCTTTTCCACATCCAGACCCTCCCCCCTTGCTCCACCGGGAAGacctggagaagaaagaggatgCTGTGATGGAGTCCCACGGTCACTCGCACCCCACGGGTGGGACGGgacccaccaccaccccctcaCCCCGTGTCCCAAAGCATCATCAACCACCGGCATCCATCTGGACCTGGGGACAGGACCCATGGGTCGGGAGGGAcccaaccacccccccccccccagctgtatCCCAGCCCCCCCGGGACCCTCAGCCCCACGGCACAGCCCGGGGACTCtccggagggggggggagaggggctgggggtgccccgggccccccctccccggttacctgcggggggcggcgggggcagagCCCGGGCGGGGGGCGAtggtccggggggggggggacacggggggatGCGGGGCGCTGGGTGGTCCCGGGGGAGGCGGCTTCTCGTGGGAGACGGATGCAGTGaagccttcctcctcttcctcctcctcttcctcctcctcttcctcctcctcttcctcctcctcttcctcctcctcttcctcctcctcttcctcctcctcttcctcctcctcttcctcctcctcttcctcctcctcttcctcctcctcttcctcctcctcttcctcctcctcctccatcccgcctcctccttctcctctatccctcctcttcctgctcctgctcctcctccatgcctcctcctccatcccacctcctgctccatccctcctcctcctcctcctccatccctcttcctcctccatccctcctcctcctccatccctcttcctcctccatccctcctcctcctccatccctcttcctcctccatccctcctcctcctcctcctccatccctcttcctcctccatccctcctccccctccatccctcctcctcctccatccctcttcctcctccatccctcctcctcctcctccatccctcttcCACTCTTGGTCCCCGCTTCCCCCACCCGCCCCCAAAACCGATCGCATCCCCCGGGAGGGTCCGGATGGAGCTGGGTCAGGccgggctggggcagagctggggtctTGGCTGCTCCCACCCACTGGGAGAACccgggaaggggaaaagaagagtaaaagtgagaaaacgCGTGAGTGGAGATAAAAAGAGTTTAATAAGAGAAAGGACGagacagaggaggagaagggatgagaaggagaaggaa
Above is a genomic segment from Buteo buteo chromosome 32, bButBut1.hap1.1, whole genome shotgun sequence containing:
- the LOC142026198 gene encoding uncharacterized protein LOC142026198 isoform X2, whose amino-acid sequence is MQIPFLSLFLPPAGDEKGTENTEEKPHQQNLAEEVVLKGSMEQEVNGEEKPRRCPSGRGCKPTPRSSEEERPTICEECGRSFSRSSNLVVHQRLHAGEKPYKCLECGKSFSRSSHLITHQRLHTGEKPYKCPDCGKSFSDSSTLITHQRLHTGEKPYKCPDCGKGFNQSSNLTSHQRTHTGERPYKCPECGKSFSVSSYLIRHQKIHTGERPYKCEECEKTFSQSSSLIIHQRVHTGEKPYRCVDCGKCFGRSSHLIAHQRTHTHERPYSCPDCGKSFNQRSNLLIHQRVHTGERPYGCPECGKSFSYRSVLLIHQKTHTGDKPYTCTVCRKIFSQSSDLTKHCRIHTGERPYGCAECGKTFSLHSHLLSHQRTHKGEKPYACPECGKSFNDSSNLITHQRIHTGEKPYRCPECEKGFGRLSHLHRHQRTHTGEKPFTCLSCGKSFSESSSLIRHQRVHT
- the LOC142026198 gene encoding uncharacterized protein LOC142026198 isoform X1 — translated: MADGKEKSLEEPEGSELFCDPFVVDIPQELNPTVQHDCESQPQQAPEEPSKAAHGRPSPRKGGRLQARRGSRATKKPYSCSKSGATYEAPYSCPDCGKLFTRRSFLIPHQRIHTGEKPFTCHECGKGFRVGSALNKHQRIHTGEKPYKCSDCGKRFRLTSTLSTHRKIHTREKHYVCLVCGKTFRLSAYLQAHEATHSVDNPFRCLACGKNFSLRRYLAIHQRIHTGEKPFKCSVCRKVFNRRSTLIVHQRVHTGEKPYKCPECGKGFIMSSDLLAHRRIHTGEKPYNCLNCDKSFRLSSHLTRHQRSHTGERPYKCMDCGQSYTDSSGLIKHKKIHMEKKKRASQGAHAGEGLYKCPYCSKSFYAKSALVLHRATHVGERPYRCSKCEKTFSHSATLLKHQRIHTGERPFKCPNCEKCYNDGSTLRRHQRSHTEEKPYKCPSCEECFGAIAALLKHQRFHTEGRPYRCSDCGKNFHSNFLLVTHQRIHTGEKPYTCPICNKSFRQASHCTRHQEIHRRTRAGVALRDVSEPHVQKGKTRHRAGAEVGCDDELMSPDGASTAQQ